From the genome of Geoglobus ahangari, one region includes:
- a CDS encoding hydrogenase small subunit, protein MSGVSRRDFLKAAALTGVSAFIAANKAEIVSAFEQAKMNGVKLVWLQGQSCSACTVSLLQASDPELYDAIEELKVNIAFHQTIMQPFGEQAIEILEEIEPDVLVVEGAIPVGLKEACLLGERNGKPVVFEEWVKELMAKTKVAVVGFGSCSTYGGIPAGKDGVGSAYDNGSVTGAVGLYDFVKMHGMPSAKLILLPGCPGHPDWLMITLASILLGVVPEVDEYYRPKAMFSRIIHDHCPRRGYYGKGQFAYSLEETDSKYETCLYKVGCKAPFTYAACAETRWNGGVNVCMNAGAPCIGCMDPGFPDKMSPFYEAKESTEIMLGLNPTTLGEIAVGAAVLGVAAHAIRRGTKHPEIKDDEIEKKE, encoded by the coding sequence GTGAGCGGGGTTAGCAGAAGAGACTTTTTGAAGGCTGCAGCACTTACAGGTGTAAGCGCTTTTATCGCTGCCAACAAGGCAGAGATCGTCAGCGCTTTCGAGCAGGCAAAGATGAACGGGGTGAAACTCGTCTGGCTTCAGGGCCAGAGCTGCTCAGCGTGCACCGTTTCGCTCCTTCAGGCAAGTGATCCAGAGCTCTACGATGCAATAGAGGAGCTGAAGGTCAACATAGCGTTCCACCAGACAATAATGCAGCCATTCGGAGAGCAGGCGATCGAGATTCTGGAGGAAATCGAGCCTGATGTGCTTGTGGTTGAGGGAGCAATACCCGTTGGACTGAAGGAGGCATGCCTTCTCGGTGAGAGGAACGGCAAGCCGGTGGTTTTCGAGGAGTGGGTCAAGGAGCTCATGGCCAAAACAAAGGTTGCGGTGGTTGGGTTCGGAAGCTGCTCCACTTACGGCGGAATTCCAGCCGGAAAGGACGGAGTTGGTTCAGCATACGACAACGGCAGCGTTACCGGAGCAGTGGGCCTCTACGACTTCGTCAAGATGCACGGCATGCCGTCGGCTAAGCTGATCCTCCTGCCGGGCTGTCCTGGCCATCCGGACTGGCTGATGATCACGCTTGCGAGCATACTGCTTGGCGTGGTTCCGGAGGTTGACGAGTACTACAGGCCCAAGGCGATGTTCTCAAGAATCATCCACGACCACTGCCCGAGGAGAGGCTACTACGGAAAGGGACAGTTCGCGTACTCGCTGGAGGAGACTGACTCGAAGTACGAGACGTGCCTTTACAAGGTCGGGTGCAAGGCTCCGTTCACGTACGCTGCCTGCGCTGAGACGAGGTGGAACGGTGGCGTGAACGTGTGCATGAACGCCGGAGCGCCGTGCATAGGCTGCATGGATCCCGGGTTCCCGGACAAGATGTCTCCGTTCTACGAGGCGAAGGAGAGCACAGAGATAATGCTCGGCCTCAACCCGACGACTCTCGGAGAGATTGCTGTCGGTGCGGCCGTTCTCGGAGTTGCTGCCCACGCGATAAGGAGAGGCACGAAGCACCCGGAGATTAAGGATGATGAGATTGAGAAGAAGGAGTGA
- a CDS encoding nickel-dependent hydrogenase large subunit — MEITIDPVTRLEGHHGVKINVDGGVITDAKALALMFRGFERLLVGRDIRDAPIITQRICGVCHNDHRLASLMAIENAAGIADEWNVGLPPAAIAFRNLVAALQYVYDHPVWVYVLAGPDFSDSPHGTGLTRLNPILGKGVREAVWAQRELHKAMALIGGKVPHMMTPAPGGMTLEIDEKIIAQLVGIISDVKKWAVGVGIGQPSATNAEYVLDEVLRQLEEIKAGKRKEFEPKEGMGNALFDMVAMIAVAHDMGLNEQGVWEDSKMLAYGFLPDPDTGELYFPPGFFNGRELERFDYRRISEDTTYAWYKDETQTGYVGTDLPPEPYYGKPNAYTWGKAPRYDGWPAEVGPLPRLVAMYFKKSKELGDPLGLRKTFCGSPTASTALSRMIARIQEELIMIDYLENLLLQLKDYAGKKTAIEFPKDVTGEGVGLREAPRGALGHWVVAERGKIKRYQAVVPTTWNVSPKDSKGQHGPLESALIGTPVSDPSNPWEVVRVIHSFDLCLACTVHVFTKEGKKTSITLDACSINFLRW; from the coding sequence GTGGAAATCACGATTGATCCAGTTACAAGGCTCGAGGGTCACCACGGTGTGAAGATTAACGTCGATGGTGGCGTTATTACCGATGCGAAGGCCCTTGCCCTGATGTTCAGGGGTTTTGAGAGGCTTCTCGTTGGCAGGGACATAAGGGATGCCCCGATAATAACCCAGAGGATCTGCGGAGTCTGTCACAACGACCACAGGCTCGCAAGCCTCATGGCCATTGAGAACGCGGCAGGAATTGCCGACGAGTGGAACGTTGGCCTTCCGCCCGCAGCAATAGCCTTCAGAAATCTGGTCGCTGCCCTGCAGTACGTGTACGACCACCCGGTCTGGGTTTACGTTCTCGCCGGCCCGGACTTCAGCGACTCTCCGCACGGCACAGGGCTGACGAGGCTCAACCCGATTCTCGGCAAGGGTGTCAGGGAGGCTGTCTGGGCCCAGAGGGAGCTCCACAAGGCCATGGCGCTCATCGGTGGAAAGGTGCCCCACATGATGACTCCCGCTCCGGGAGGAATGACGCTCGAGATTGACGAGAAGATAATCGCCCAGCTCGTTGGAATAATCTCAGACGTCAAGAAGTGGGCCGTTGGTGTCGGCATAGGCCAGCCCTCAGCAACTAACGCGGAGTACGTTCTCGACGAGGTGCTCAGGCAGCTCGAAGAGATAAAGGCAGGAAAGAGGAAGGAGTTCGAGCCAAAGGAGGGAATGGGCAACGCACTCTTCGACATGGTCGCGATGATTGCGGTCGCCCACGACATGGGGCTCAACGAGCAGGGAGTCTGGGAAGACTCCAAGATGCTCGCCTACGGGTTCCTCCCCGACCCAGACACGGGCGAGCTCTACTTCCCGCCGGGGTTCTTCAACGGAAGGGAGCTCGAGAGGTTCGACTACAGGAGGATCTCCGAGGACACCACGTACGCATGGTACAAGGACGAGACCCAGACGGGCTACGTTGGAACAGACCTCCCACCGGAGCCCTACTACGGCAAGCCCAACGCCTACACATGGGGCAAGGCGCCGAGGTACGACGGGTGGCCCGCTGAGGTTGGCCCGCTCCCAAGGCTTGTCGCGATGTACTTCAAGAAGAGCAAGGAGCTCGGAGACCCGCTTGGTCTGAGGAAGACGTTCTGTGGAAGTCCAACTGCCTCAACCGCTCTGAGCAGAATGATCGCGAGGATACAGGAGGAGCTCATAATGATAGACTACCTCGAGAACCTCCTGCTCCAGCTCAAGGACTACGCAGGAAAGAAGACCGCGATAGAGTTCCCGAAGGACGTTACCGGAGAGGGGGTTGGCCTTAGAGAGGCCCCACGTGGTGCCCTCGGCCACTGGGTTGTAGCCGAGAGGGGCAAGATAAAGAGGTATCAGGCCGTCGTCCCCACGACATGGAACGTCTCGCCGAAGGATAGTAAGGGTCAGCACGGTCCGCTCGAGAGCGCACTGATCGGCACACCCGTCAGCGACCCGAGCAACCCGTGGGAGGTTGTGAGGGTCATCCACAGCTTCGACCTCTGCCTCGCATGCACGGTGCACGTGTTCACAAAGGAGGGCAAGAAGACGAGCATAACCCTCGACGCCTGCTCCATCAATTTTTTGAGGTGGTGA
- a CDS encoding cytochrome b/b6 domain-containing protein — protein sequence MGKIYRYDAVTRASHWSHTFAMILLIITGLQIFTGLGFMDSFTVPFHVLLGWILLAALVMEVLNWILHPREVLLSIPTPKDIKRWIIIALNFMGLTDKYPAYHVYSKSRGEYITKWHPVLKFMIWGDLFFVLVIAFTGFAMYYPAGHPLAFLLNYLDMGTIRLLHFIAFIYFVLVMIPHGYLALQPVNRGVLKSMITGWDEGEDTVIVE from the coding sequence ATGGGAAAGATCTACAGGTACGATGCGGTGACAAGGGCCTCGCACTGGAGTCACACCTTTGCCATGATATTGCTGATAATCACGGGCCTACAGATATTCACCGGGCTCGGATTCATGGACTCGTTCACAGTTCCATTCCACGTGCTCCTCGGCTGGATACTGCTCGCAGCACTGGTCATGGAGGTGCTCAATTGGATCCTCCATCCGAGGGAGGTTCTCCTGTCGATCCCGACGCCCAAGGACATAAAGAGGTGGATAATAATCGCCCTCAACTTCATGGGCCTGACAGACAAGTACCCGGCTTACCACGTCTACAGCAAGAGCAGGGGTGAGTACATCACCAAGTGGCACCCGGTGCTCAAGTTCATGATCTGGGGCGACCTGTTCTTCGTTCTGGTCATAGCCTTCACAGGATTTGCAATGTACTACCCGGCCGGACACCCGCTGGCGTTCCTTCTGAACTACCTCGACATGGGCACGATCAGGCTGCTGCACTTCATAGCGTTCATCTACTTCGTTCTGGTCATGATACCACACGGATACCTCGCGCTCCAGCCGGTCAATAGGGGCGTGCTCAAGTCGATGATCACCGGATGGGACGAGGGAGAGGACACCGTAATCGTTGAATAA